The genomic segment CCGAGGCCGCGTGGGCCGAGCCCGCCACCGTGGCCAGTTCCAGCGTGAGCAGTCCGCCGCCCACGGCGTAGCGGGCCGGGAGGTGTCGCGCCCACCGGGACACAGCAGTGATGCCGGCAACCCAGACCACCACGGCCGGGGCGATGTCGACGGCGCCCATGAACGGCATGATCGGCACCGGGTTGCCCGCGAACAGAAAACCGAAGACGGCCGCCCCCACGAGCAGCCCCGACACCCGGACCCGCCGCCCGAGCAGGACGAGCGCCACCGCCGCCACGAACAGCACGAGCGGCGCGAACACCGCGGCCGCGCGCGCGACGTTCGCCACCAGGGCGGCGCACAACGTCACCCCGGCCGCGACCGCCGCCGCCCGCGCGAACCCCTGCCCCCGTTCCCGCCACGACGGCTCGTCGACAGCGGGCGACACCGCCAGCGAGGCCGCGAAGCCCAGCTTCCGCCGCCACCCACCGGCTGCCGCCAGTTCGGCCAGCCACTCCTCGCGCATGACGCCGGCCAGATCGTCGGGCCACCGCCGCGCCGCAACAGTCACGAGCCCCCGCGCCACCCGATCAGCGACACCTCGCCCCGGCCGGGCGGCCCCGTCCCGGCCCGGTTGATCGGCCCCGCTTCGGCCCGGCCGCCGCATCACGCCTCCTGCGCGCGGCCGGTGGCCCCGGTCGCCCGCGCCATCTGCTGCTGCATCAGCGCCACCTCGCGCCGGGCGGCCACCACGCCGTCCGCGGTGAGCCGGTAGTAGCGCCGGCTCGGCCGCCCCTCGGCCACCGGATCGATCTCCTCCCAGCGCGACTCGACCCACCCCGCCCGCTCGAGCCGGGCCAGGATCGGATAGAGCGTGCCGCTGGGCAGCCCCGACTGCTGCATCAGCTCCAGCCCGTAACGCTGCGCCCCCGGCTCGGCGAGCAGACCGGCCAGCACCCGCAGCACCGACGCGGTGATCCGTGGTCCACCCATGTACGCACTCTACATAGGGGCGAAAGGTTGATCGACAGGAGTAAGACTGGTCACATGCATGTGTCTTTCCCCCGCATGCTGTCGCGTACGCAGAGGTTCACGCTCGGGCGGCCGCAGCGCCTCACCCTGGTCGCGGGCGGCCTCCGGCTGCTGTTCCTGCGCAGCTCGGGCGGGGAGGACAGAGTGCGCCGGCTGTGGGTCCTCGACCTCGCGACCGGCCAGGAGAGGCTGCTCGCCGACCCGGGGGAGCCCGCAGGTGAGACCACCATGTCGGCGGCCGAACGGGCCCGTCGCGAACGGGCGCGGGACAGGTCGGCCGGGATCTCCGGCTACAGTGCCGACCGTGAGGCGCGCCTGATCGCGTACACGGCCGATCAGCGGCTGCACGTCGTCGACGCGGGCACCGGCGAGGCGAGACGCGCGAGCTGGCGGCCCGGACGCCGCTGACCGATGCCACGATCAGCCCGGACGGGGCGGTGGTGGCCTACGTGCACGACGGCGAGCTGCGGACGATCGGCGTCGACGGCCACGACGACCGGGCGCTCGCCACCCCCGAGCACGAGCTGGTCACGTACGGGCTGGCCGAGCACGTCGCGTCGGAGTCGATGCAGCGGCATCGCGGGTTCTGGTGGGCGCCCGACGGACGGCGGCTGGCCGTGGCGCGGGTCGACAACGAGCCCGTCCAGGTGTGGTATCTCAGCGACCCCAGCCGACCGGCCGAGCCGCCGACCGCGCAGCGCTACCCGGTGGCGGGCACGGCCAACGCCGACGTGCAGCTGTGGGTTCTGGGCGACGGCGAACCGGTGCGGGTCGACTTCGGGTGGGACGAGTACGAATATCTGGTCGACGTCGTATGGGACGCGCACGGGCTGATGGCGGTCGTGCAGAACCGGCCGCAGACCGTGCTCCGCGTGCTCGCGGTCGACCCGGCCACCGGGCGTACGGAAAAACTCGCCGAGAACACCGATCCGAGCTGGACGCACATCGCGCCCGGCTTCCCCCGCCGTACTGGGGAGGGTTCTTTGATCTGGACGGCCGACGACGGCGGCACGCGGCGCCTGACCGTTGACGGCCGGCCCGTCACGCCCGACGGTTTGCAGGTGGCCGAGTTGAGCGCGGTCGACGGCGACACCGTGCTCTTCACGGCCTCGCCGGAACCCACCGAGATGCACGTCTGGTCATGGTCGGCGGCCGACGGACTGCGCCGGCACACCAGCGAACCGGGCCGCCACGAGGGCTTCCGCGCAGGCGGCACCACCGTGATCAACTCGGCCACGCTGACCGGGCAGAGCATCACCTGGCCCGGCGGCACCGTCCGGGACCTCGCCACCGTCTCACCGGTCGTGCCCAAGGTCTCGCTGCTGCGCGCCGGCCGGCACGAACTGCGGACGGCCGTCCTGTTCCCCGCCCTGTGGCAGCGCGGCGAGCGGCTTCCCGTGCTGATGGACCCGTACGGGGGTGCCGCCATGGTCCGCGCCGTCGCCGACCGCCGGTCCTACTACGTGTCGCAGTGGTTCGCCGACCAGGGGTTCGCGGTGATCGTCGCGGACGGTCGCGGCACCCCCGGCCGCGGGCCGCGCTGGGAGAAAGAGGCGTACGGGCGCTCGGCGGCCAAGCTGCTCGAGGACCAGATCGTGGCCCTCGAGACGGTGGCCGGGCTCTACCCCGAGCTCGACGTCAACCGGGTCGGCATCCGTGGCTGGTCGGCCGGTGGCTACCTGGCGGCCCTGGCCGTACTGCGCCGCCCCGACGTCTTCCACGCCGCCGTGGCCGGGGCGCCCGTGACCGACCTGCGGCTCTACGACACCCACTGGCAGGAGCGGTTCCTCGGTCACCCGGCGAGCAACCCCGGCTCGTACGAGGACGGGTCGTTGATCGCCGACGCCGCAGGCCTGTCCCGGCCGTTGCTGCTGATCCACGGCCTGGCCGACGACAACGTCTACCCGGTGCACACGATGCGGTTGTCGGCGGCCCTGCTCGCCGCCGGAAAGCCGCACACCGTCCTGCCGCTGGCCGGCGCGAGCCACATGCCCCCCGACACCGACCTGCTCACGCCGGAACTGCGCTTCCTGCGTGAGGCCCTAGCCGCCCCCCGCTGAGCTCGAGCACCCGATCCACCCGGTCCAGCCCCTCGGGCCGGTGAGTCAGCAGCAGCACCGTACGGTTCCCCGACGCCGCCAGCAGGTCACTCATCACGGCCTCGGCCACGTCCTCGTCGAGGCCCTCGGTCGGCTCGTCCAGCACCAGCACGTCCGGTTCGGCCAGCAGCGCCCGCGCCGTGGCGAAGCGGCGCGCCTGGCCACCCGACATCGTGGTCCCGCCGCTGCCCAGCCACGTGTCCAGCCCTCGCGGCAGCGTTTCGAGCCACGTTCCCAGCCGTACGCGGGTCAGCGCGGCCCGCAGCTCACCATCGCTCGCGGCCGGCCGGGCCAGGCGCAAGTTCTCGCGCACGGTGGACGCGAAGACGTGATCGGTGTCGTCGCCGACCACCACGATCCGCCCCCGGACCTGGTGCTCGGGCCGGTCGGCGTGCGCCACCGTGCCCGATCGGGGGTCCAGCAGCCGGGCCACCACCGCGGCCAGCGTCGACTTGCCCTCCCCGGACCGGCCCACGACGGCGACCCGCTCCCCGGCGGCCACCTCCAGATCCAGCCCGCGCAGGGCGGGCTCCCGCCCGGGGTCCCAGCCCGCGGTGACGTCGCGCAAGCTGATGCCCAGAAGCTTCTCGTCCGCAGCCGCCCCGCCCGCCGGGAACGTCGCGCTGGGCGGGTCGGCGGTCAGAGCGGCCAGCCGCTTCCCGGCCGCGGCAGCCTGCAACCGGGCGACCGCCGCGTCGGGCAGCGCGAGAACCGTCTCACCGAGCACAACGGTCGCCAGCAACAGCACCGCGCCCCACTCCGGGCTGAGCCCACCCACCGCGAACGCCGTCCCCACCACGGCAACACCCCACCCGAGATGCGCAACAGCAGCCGCCCGGCCGGAAGCGTGCGCGGCCCGCGCCTCGAGCCGGGCCAACTCCCGGCTCCGCCGCCGCGGCACACCGCTGTCCGCGACACCGAGGTCCTCGACCCCGTCGACGGTCTCCACCATCGCGTCCCGCAGCCGGCCCCGCGCCTCCCCGGTAGCGTCCTCATCCCGCCGCGCCTGACGCACAGCCAGCGCCGGCGCGACGATCCCCGAGAGCAGCAGCCCCGCACCCAGCGGAAGCACCGCCGGCGGAGCCGTCACGGCGATCGCGCCCCCGGCCACCGCGGTCGTCACGCCCGCGATCAGGGCCGGCATCCGCCCCCGCAGCAGCCCGTCCACACGGGCGTCGACGTCACCGACCACCTTGGACAACAGGTCACCGCGCCGCCGCAGCCGGACCCCCGGAACCCGCGGAACAAGATCGGCGAAGACGCGCGCCCGCCAGGCCCCCAGCCGCGCGAAGGCCACATCATGCGCCACCAGCCGTTCCAAATACCGCAGCAACGGCCGGGCGACGGCACTACCCCGAACCAGCACCACTGCCGTCGACAGGCTCAGCACGGGCGGCAAGCTTGACGCCCGCACCAGCAGCCAGGCCGCGGCCCCGGTCAGCAGAAGCCCCGCCAGCGACGACCCACTACCCAGCACCACCGCGACGCCGGGCCGCCGCCACAGGGCCGCCCACCGGCCCGAGGCCGTGGTCGCCCTGCCCTTGGCCCTGCCGCGCCCGCCCTTTCGCCCAGACGCCGCGTTGGCTGTGCCGCTGCTGGCTGCTGTGCCGGTTGTGCCGCTCTTGGGCGCCGTGTTGGTTGGGCCGCTCTCGGGCGCGGCGCCGGCTATGCCGCTCTCTGCTGCCGCGCCGCTCCCGGCCGCTGTGCCGGTTGTGTCGCTCCCGGCCATCGGCTTGATGTCGGCGCTGTCGCCCTCTTCACGAGATGCCGCAGATCCGTCGACCTTCTTGCCGCTTTCCGTCGCGGCGTCTTGCGCCAGTGCCGTGCGTCCAACCTCGGCGACACCGGCTTGATCGCGGGCGAAAGTGTCGGTCGCCCCGGGCGTGGTCACCGGCACAACATGGTCGGCGGCGGCCAGCAGGGCCGGACGGTGCGCCACCACCAGGATCGCGGCCCCGCCCCGGGCCGCAGCGCGCAGACGGTCGATCACCAGCGATTCTGTGACGGCGTCGAGGTGCGCGGTCGGCTCGTCCAGCAGCAGGGTCACCGGCCCGTCCGCCTGGTGCAGCAGGGCGGCGAGGGCCAGGCGATGGCGTTGCCCCGCCGAGACACCGGAGCCGCGCTCACCCAGCGGGGTCTCCGCGGTGACGTCACCGTCGAGGCCTACAGAGTGGAGTGCTCCGGCGATGTCAGCGCCCGCCGGGAAGAGGTCAGCCACGACTCGGGCGTGCGGCAACGTCGGTCGCTGCGGCAGATAGAGCGGGTCGGCGGCGTGGGCCACGCCGGCAGTCGCTTCGTGCAAACCGGCCAGCACACGCAGCGCAGTCGTCTTGCCCGCGCCGGAGGGCCCGCTCAACGCGACGATCTCACCCGGCCGCACGACCAGTTCGTCGAGCGCCACCGCGTCCTGGGTGGCGCCGGGATAGCGAGCGCGCAGACCGAACGCGACCACTCCAGCGGGACCGTGGACCTCGGTCGCTGCGGCGGATGCGGCAGCGGCATGGGCAGCTCGTTGCGATGCCGGAGAGACATGGCCCGCGTCGGCACTCGAGCGAGCGCGCAGTCCGGCCGTGGCCACTCCAGCGGGACCGTCGATCTCCGTCGCCGCGGCGGATGCGGTAACGGCGGCGGGCGACGGGGTCGCGGCTTGGGTTGGGCTGGGGGCCTGGGGCGGCGTCGGCTGCACGGGAGCGGGCGGCGCGGCGGCGGCCGGCTCGCTGGTGGCGGGTGACGAGGTGGGCCCGCCGGGTGAGCCGGCGGTGAGGATCTCGTCGACGTCGGTGATGACCGCCGTGGCGTCAGTGGAGGCGTGGTAGCGGGCGGCCATCTCGCGGAGCGGGCGGTACGCCTCGGGCGCCAGCAGGATGACCAGCAGGGCCGGGCCCAGGGACAAGTTTCCGGCGGCGACCCGCAGGCCGGCCTCGACCGCGATCAGGCCGACGGAGAGGGTGCCGACGAGGTCCAGCGCCGTGGAGGAGAGGAAGGCCACCCGCAGGACCCGCAGCGTGGCGGAGCGGTGCTGGTCGGTGAGGTGTTCGACGACCGCGGTCTGGCGTTCGGCCCGGCCGTAGACGCGCAGGGTGGGCAGGCCGCGGACCACGTCGAGGAAGTGGCCGGCCAGGCGGGCGTCGGCCTGCCAGCGGCGGCGGGCCTGGGTCTGGGTGGCCCAGCCGATCAGGGCGCCCAGCACGGGGATCAGCGGCAGCGTGATCAGGGCGACCACGGCCGAGGTGGGGTCGACCAGGGCCATGGCCAGGATGACCAGCGGTGGCAGGGTGACGCCGAGGATCAGGGCCGGCAGGTAGCCGCTGAACCATGGCTTGAGCGTGTCGAGGCCGGTGGTGAGCACGGCGGTCAGGCGGCCGGCGCCGAAGGAGGCGACCCAGGCGGGGCCGCGCTGGGGGAGGGCGGCGAGCATGGCGCGGCGCAGTTCGTCGGTGACCCGGGCGGCGGTTCGGCGGGCCACGACCTGTTCGGCCCACGAGAACAGGGCCCGGGCCCCGAAGGCGACGGCCAGCAGGGCGGCCGCCCCGGGGCGCGACGAAGGGTGGGCCACCAGCAGGGTCAGCGCCACCGCGACGGCGATGGTGGCGCCGGCCTGGCCTGCTCCGAGGAGGGCCAGGCCGGCGATGCCCGTCCGGCTGGTGCGGGCATGACGCACCAGCCGGGGGTCCAGCGGTCCGCGTGGCGGGCGCGACCGCTGGATCTCCGCGGCCCGGAGAGGAGCCGTCGGAGCAGCCGCGGAAGGAGCGGCAAGGGGAGGAGCCGCAACGGAAGGAGCAGCAGTGGAAGGAGCAGCAACGGAAAGAGCAGCCCCGGAAGGAGGAACAACGGAAGGAGCAGCCGAGGAAGCAGCCGCGGAAGGAGTGGCCGCGGGCAGAGCGGGGGTGGTCATGAGGGGACCCGTTCGCTGGCGACGCGGCGGCGGAAGACCCAGTACGAGAACGCCTGGTAGGCCAGCACTCCGGGCAGGATCAGGACGCCCGCCCAGGTAATCAGTTCCAACGCCTGGGGGGTGGCGGCGGCCGAGGCCCGGGTCAGCGAGAAGGCCGGGTCGACCGTGCTGTGCAGGACGACCGCACCGCGGGCGGTGAAGACCGCGACCACCGCGCCGGCCACGGCCAGTGCCGTGGTGGCGAAGGCCAGGGCCTCGCGTCCGGCGCGGGCCAGCAGCCCGGCGGCGAAGCTGAGCACGGCCGCGACCAGGGCGAGGGGCGAACTCGTGAGGACCCCGGTCAGCAGCAGGGCGACGGCTCCGCCCGTGCCCAGCCATCGGGCCAGCATCCGGGCGCGGCGGCGCAGGGGCCCGCTCGTACGGAGGGAAAGGAACGTCGCCCCCAGCAGGAGCGCGGCCAGCAGGGCGCCCAGCGCGCCGAGCAGGGCTTCCCCGGTGAGGACGGGGTCGAGGCTGCGCGCCAGACCGGCCCCGGTGACCTGGCCGTCGGCGCCCAGGGCCAGGCCGCGGACGAAGACCGCCAGCAGCGCGCCCCACAGCAGCACGATGCCGAGCGAACTGGCGGCCAGCGCGACGTCGGCCCGGCGGCGGTAGCGTTCACCGTCGCCCTTGCCGCGGAACTCCAGGGCCACGCCACGCACCGCGAGCAGGAGCAGCAGCACCACCATGGGCACGTACAGGCCGGACAGCAGGGCGCCGTACCAGGCCGGGAACGCAGCGAACGTCACGCCGATGGCGGCCACCAGCCAGACCTCGTTGCCGTCCCAGAACGGGCCGATGGTGCGGACGGCGGCTCCCCGCTCATGGTCGTCGCGCCCCAGCAGCGGACCGAGCACGCCGACGCCGAAGTCGAACCCTTCGAGCACGAAGAACAGCACCCAGGCCAGCACGACGACCGAGAACCACAAGGTGATCACGTGAAAGCTCCTCAGTAGACGGGCGCGAGGTCCGATTTGTCCGCAGGAGAGGGGGAAGAAGCAGCGAGGGGTTGCCGCGCGAGATGGCGTACGAGCCGCAGCCAGACGACGGCGAGCACCCCGTAGACGAGCGTGAAGCCGGCGAGCGAGAAGAGAACCTCGGTGCTCGTCAGGCCGGGTGAGATCCCGTCGGCGGTCTTGGAGATGCCGAACGCGATCCACGGCTGCCGCGCGGTCTCGGTGAAGATCCAGCCGAAGGTGTTGGCCGCGGCGGGCAGCAGCGGGATGAGCGGCAGCCACCGGGTCAGCCAGTGCGGAGCTTGACGAGCTTTCCGCGTACGCCAGAGGTAGAACGCGGCGACGGCCATGGCGAGCATCCCCGCGCCGATCATGAGCCGGAACGTCCAGAAGGCGACCGGGATCATCGGCACGTACGAGCCGGGGCCGAACTCCGCCGCGTACTGCGCCTGCAGGTCGTCGATGCCCTGCACGGTGGCGCCGGGGTCGCCCTTGGCCAGGATCGACAGCAGCCAGGGAATCTCCAGCGCGAACTCGGGCAGCGGCTTGCCGGTCGCGAAGACGGCGAACGGCGCGCCCGACGTCGTCTCGTACAGGGCCTCGGCGGCGGCCATCTTCATCGGCTGGACCTCGGTGATGACCTTGCCCAGGTGGTCGCCGGTCAGCGCCGTGAACCCACCCCCGGCCAGCGTCAGCCAGGCGCCGAGACGAGCCAGGATCCTGTACGCGGGGTCGGCCGCGAGACGCCACACGCCCAGCGCGAGCAGGAGCGCGCCGCCGACCATCAGCGCCCCCGCCATGGTGTGCGGGAACGCGGCCAGGTTGACCTTGTTGAGCATCAGTTCGGTGAACGACGTGAGCCGGGCCCGGCCGGTGGCGGGGTCGAGGGCGTACGCGACCGGGTTCTGCATGAAGCTGTTGGCCGCGAGGATGATGAACGCGCTGAGCAGGGTGCCGGCCGCGACGATGACGATGCAGGCGGTGTGCACGAGCCGGGGCAGCCGGTCCCACCCGAAGTACCAGAGCGCGAGGAACGTCGCCTCCAGGAAGAACGCGAGCATGCCCTCGATGGCCAGGGTGGGCCCGAAGACGTCGCCGTAGAAGTTCGCGAAGGCGCTCCAGCCCAGCCCGAACTGGAATTCCTGCACGAGGCCGGTGACGACGCCGACGGCGAAGGTGACGATCAGCAGTTTGCCGACGAACTTCGTCAGGTGCAGGTATTCCGCGCGACGGGTCCGCAGCCAGGCGATCTGCAGGCCGGCGGCGCTCGCGGCCAGGCTGATCGACAGCGGCACGAAGAAGTAGTGGTAGATCGTCACGACCGCGAACTGCAGCCGCGTCAGGTCCAGCACGTCCATGGGTAGCCCCCTCTACGACGTCTCGTAGTAGATACTACGCCACGTAGTACGACGCGGTGACATAGAGGCGGTATGCTCGGTCACATGGCTCTCGGTGACTTGGAACGCGAGGTCATGACGCAGTTGTGGGACGCCGGTGAGCCACTCACCGTGCGGCAGGTGCACGAGCGCCTGAGCCGTCAGCGCGACTTGGCCTACACAACGGTGATGACCGTGCTCGATCGGCTGGCCAAGAAGGGCGTGGTCCTGCAGCAGAAGGCGGACCGCGCTTACAAGTACGCCGCCGCCCAGTCCCGCGAGGAGATGACGGCCTCGGTGATGCTGGACGCGCTGTCGTCCAGCGACGACCAGGACGCGGCGCTGGCTCACTTCGTGGGGCAGCTGCCACCGGAGGCGCTGGCGGCCGCGATCGAAGCGGTGCAGAAGAAGCGGTGACCGCGCTGCTGCTGGGTGCGCTCGGGCTGACGTTGTCGCTCGTCGTGCCCGGCATTCTGGCCAACGCCCGCTGGCCCGACCGGGCGCCGGCCGCCGCGGTGGTGCTCTGGCAGTCGATCACGTTGACGGCCGTGCTGGCCGCGCTCGGGGTGGTGCTGGCCGCGCCCGAGGAGGTCACCCGGGCCGCCGGTTCGGGGCAGACGGTGGCCGAGGTCGCGGTCGTCGGCGCCCTGGCCGTGGCCGCGGTCATCATTGTGCGCCTTCTCGTTTCCCTGTACGGGGTGAGCCGCCGTTCGCGGGCCCGCCGCGCCCGGCACCGGCTGCTCGTCGACCTGCTCGACCGGGCCGAGCAGCACCGTGAGCTCGGCCCCGACCACCTGCGCGTGCTCGACGGGGCCCTCCCGCTGGCCTACTGCGTGCCCGGCCGCGAGCCCCGCGTCGTGCTCAGCCACGGCGTGCTGCAGGTGCTCGACCGGGCCCAGATCGACGCCGTGCTGGCCCACGAGCAGACCCACCTGCGGCATCGGCACGAGGTGGTGATGGAGTCGTTCACCGCCTTCTATCGCGCGGTGCCGCGGCCGTTGCGCAGCCGCAAGCCGCTCGACGCCGTCAACCTGCTGCTCGAAATGGTCGCGGACGACGTCGCGCGCCGGCGGGTGGGGGACGGCCCGCTCCGGGCCGCGTTGGAGCGGCTCACCGATGCCGTCCCTCTCGCGGAGGACGTCAAGCCCGACCTCCGAGGTGACGCAC from the Paractinoplanes abujensis genome contains:
- a CDS encoding cytochrome ubiquinol oxidase subunit I, translating into MDVLDLTRLQFAVVTIYHYFFVPLSISLAASAAGLQIAWLRTRRAEYLHLTKFVGKLLIVTFAVGVVTGLVQEFQFGLGWSAFANFYGDVFGPTLAIEGMLAFFLEATFLALWYFGWDRLPRLVHTACIVIVAAGTLLSAFIILAANSFMQNPVAYALDPATGRARLTSFTELMLNKVNLAAFPHTMAGALMVGGALLLALGVWRLAADPAYRILARLGAWLTLAGGGFTALTGDHLGKVITEVQPMKMAAAEALYETTSGAPFAVFATGKPLPEFALEIPWLLSILAKGDPGATVQGIDDLQAQYAAEFGPGSYVPMIPVAFWTFRLMIGAGMLAMAVAAFYLWRTRKARQAPHWLTRWLPLIPLLPAAANTFGWIFTETARQPWIAFGISKTADGISPGLTSTEVLFSLAGFTLVYGVLAVVWLRLVRHLARQPLAASSPSPADKSDLAPVY
- a CDS encoding PadR family transcriptional regulator, translating into MGGPRITASVLRVLAGLLAEPGAQRYGLELMQQSGLPSGTLYPILARLERAGWVESRWEEIDPVAEGRPSRRYYRLTADGVVAARREVALMQQQMARATGATGRAQEA
- the cydB gene encoding cytochrome d ubiquinol oxidase subunit II; the encoded protein is MITLWFSVVVLAWVLFFVLEGFDFGVGVLGPLLGRDDHERGAAVRTIGPFWDGNEVWLVAAIGVTFAAFPAWYGALLSGLYVPMVVLLLLLAVRGVALEFRGKGDGERYRRRADVALAASSLGIVLLWGALLAVFVRGLALGADGQVTGAGLARSLDPVLTGEALLGALGALLAALLLGATFLSLRTSGPLRRRARMLARWLGTGGAVALLLTGVLTSSPLALVAAVLSFAAGLLARAGREALAFATTALAVAGAVVAVFTARGAVVLHSTVDPAFSLTRASAAATPQALELITWAGVLILPGVLAYQAFSYWVFRRRVASERVPS
- a CDS encoding M56 family metallopeptidase, with amino-acid sequence MTALLLGALGLTLSLVVPGILANARWPDRAPAAAVVLWQSITLTAVLAALGVVLAAPEEVTRAAGSGQTVAEVAVVGALAVAAVIIVRLLVSLYGVSRRSRARRARHRLLVDLLDRAEQHRELGPDHLRVLDGALPLAYCVPGREPRVVLSHGVLQVLDRAQIDAVLAHEQTHLRHRHEVVMESFTAFYRAVPRPLRSRKPLDAVNLLLEMVADDVARRRVGDGPLRAALERLTDAVPLAEDVKPDLRGDARRRRLDRLAASHTPSVALNVAAGAAALGLLVLPTVILVVPWLDRALAAWPL
- a CDS encoding BlaI/MecI/CopY family transcriptional regulator: MALGDLEREVMTQLWDAGEPLTVRQVHERLSRQRDLAYTTVMTVLDRLAKKGVVLQQKADRAYKYAAAQSREEMTASVMLDALSSSDDQDAALAHFVGQLPPEALAAAIEAVQKKR
- a CDS encoding S9 family peptidase, with translation MSPDGAVVAYVHDGELRTIGVDGHDDRALATPEHELVTYGLAEHVASESMQRHRGFWWAPDGRRLAVARVDNEPVQVWYLSDPSRPAEPPTAQRYPVAGTANADVQLWVLGDGEPVRVDFGWDEYEYLVDVVWDAHGLMAVVQNRPQTVLRVLAVDPATGRTEKLAENTDPSWTHIAPGFPRRTGEGSLIWTADDGGTRRLTVDGRPVTPDGLQVAELSAVDGDTVLFTASPEPTEMHVWSWSAADGLRRHTSEPGRHEGFRAGGTTVINSATLTGQSITWPGGTVRDLATVSPVVPKVSLLRAGRHELRTAVLFPALWQRGERLPVLMDPYGGAAMVRAVADRRSYYVSQWFADQGFAVIVADGRGTPGRGPRWEKEAYGRSAAKLLEDQIVALETVAGLYPELDVNRVGIRGWSAGGYLAALAVLRRPDVFHAAVAGAPVTDLRLYDTHWQERFLGHPASNPGSYEDGSLIADAAGLSRPLLLIHGLADDNVYPVHTMRLSAALLAAGKPHTVLPLAGASHMPPDTDLLTPELRFLREALAAPR
- the cydC gene encoding thiol reductant ABC exporter subunit CydC, which translates into the protein MRHARTSRTGIAGLALLGAGQAGATIAVAVALTLLVAHPSSRPGAAALLAVAFGARALFSWAEQVVARRTAARVTDELRRAMLAALPQRGPAWVASFGAGRLTAVLTTGLDTLKPWFSGYLPALILGVTLPPLVILAMALVDPTSAVVALITLPLIPVLGALIGWATQTQARRRWQADARLAGHFLDVVRGLPTLRVYGRAERQTAVVEHLTDQHRSATLRVLRVAFLSSTALDLVGTLSVGLIAVEAGLRVAAGNLSLGPALLVILLAPEAYRPLREMAARYHASTDATAVITDVDEILTAGSPGGPTSSPATSEPAAAAPPAPVQPTPPQAPSPTQAATPSPAAVTASAAATEIDGPAGVATAGLRARSSADAGHVSPASQRAAHAAAASAAATEVHGPAGVVAFGLRARYPGATQDAVALDELVVRPGEIVALSGPSGAGKTTALRVLAGLHEATAGVAHAADPLYLPQRPTLPHARVVADLFPAGADIAGALHSVGLDGDVTAETPLGERGSGVSAGQRHRLALAALLHQADGPVTLLLDEPTAHLDAVTESLVIDRLRAAARGGAAILVVAHRPALLAAADHVVPVTTPGATDTFARDQAGVAEVGRTALAQDAATESGKKVDGSAASREEGDSADIKPMAGSDTTGTAAGSGAAAESGIAGAAPESGPTNTAPKSGTTGTAASSGTANAASGRKGGRGRAKGRATTASGRWAALWRRPGVAVVLGSGSSLAGLLLTGAAAWLLVRASSLPPVLSLSTAVVLVRGSAVARPLLRYLERLVAHDVAFARLGAWRARVFADLVPRVPGVRLRRRGDLLSKVVGDVDARVDGLLRGRMPALIAGVTTAVAGGAIAVTAPPAVLPLGAGLLLSGIVAPALAVRQARRDEDATGEARGRLRDAMVETVDGVEDLGVADSGVPRRRSRELARLEARAAHASGRAAAVAHLGWGVAVVGTAFAVGGLSPEWGAVLLLATVVLGETVLALPDAAVARLQAAAAGKRLAALTADPPSATFPAGGAAADEKLLGISLRDVTAGWDPGREPALRGLDLEVAAGERVAVVGRSGEGKSTLAAVVARLLDPRSGTVAHADRPEHQVRGRIVVVGDDTDHVFASTVRENLRLARPAASDGELRAALTRVRLGTWLETLPRGLDTWLGSGGTTMSGGQARRFATARALLAEPDVLVLDEPTEGLDEDVAEAVMSDLLAASGNRTVLLLTHRPEGLDRVDRVLELSGGRLGPHAGSAVPA